One part of the Bacillota bacterium genome encodes these proteins:
- a CDS encoding NADP-dependent isocitrate dehydrogenase (Converts isocitrate to alpha ketoglutarate): MSQETPQGEVIRIVDGRFVAPDHPVIPFIEGDGTGPDIWRAARHVFDAAVAKAYGGRRSVRWLEVYAGEKAYRLTGSWLPEGTLETIRRYRVAIKGPLTTPVGGGIRSLNVALRQELDLYACVRPVRWYRGVPSPVRHPELVDMVIFRENTEDVYAGIEWPAGSPEAEELADFVRRHGRELRPGSGIGIKPISAFGTKRLVRKAIAWALEHGRKSVTLVHKGNI, from the coding sequence ATGTCGCAGGAGACGCCGCAGGGAGAAGTCATCCGCATCGTCGACGGCAGGTTCGTCGCCCCCGACCATCCGGTCATCCCCTTCATCGAGGGCGACGGGACGGGCCCGGACATCTGGCGCGCGGCGCGCCACGTCTTCGACGCCGCCGTGGCCAAGGCCTACGGCGGCCGGCGCTCCGTCCGCTGGCTGGAGGTCTACGCGGGCGAGAAGGCCTACCGGCTGACCGGTTCCTGGCTGCCGGAGGGGACGCTGGAGACGATCCGCCGCTACCGCGTCGCCATCAAGGGACCGCTGACGACTCCGGTGGGGGGCGGGATCCGCAGCCTCAACGTCGCCCTCCGCCAGGAGCTGGACCTTTACGCCTGCGTCCGCCCCGTCCGCTGGTACCGCGGCGTGCCCAGCCCTGTCCGCCATCCCGAGCTGGTGGACATGGTCATCTTCCGCGAGAACACCGAGGACGTCTACGCGGGCATCGAATGGCCCGCCGGCAGCCCGGAGGCCGAGGAGCTGGCGGACTTCGTCCGCCGTCACGGCCGCGAGCTCCGCCCGGGCTCGGGCATCGGCATCAAGCCCATCAGCGCCTTCGGCACCAAGCGCCTGGTGCGCAAGGCCATCGCCTGGGCGCTGGAGCACGGCAGGAAGTCGGTCACCCTGGTCCATAAAGGGAACATC
- a CDS encoding TlyA family RNA methyltransferase — protein MDQLLVERKLVPSRQAAQAAILEGRVRVDGRVARKAGERVRADAGLELLEREPWVSRGGRKLAGALERFRLDVRGAVCADVGASTGGFTDVLLHGGAARVYAVDVGRGQLAWRLRSDPRVVVLEGVNARYLGRREIPEPLDLAVVDVSFISLAKVLPALVPLLRLGGRLLALVKPQFEAGPRQVGKGGVVRDPGVHRRVLAAVDEAAAALGLGAEGLTWSPVTGASGNIEFFILWRQGGEGRLDPARVEALVAEAHRRLRPRREEGATDGGGASSRYLDPGPGAGGGG, from the coding sequence CTGGACCAGCTTCTGGTGGAGCGGAAGCTCGTCCCCTCCCGCCAGGCGGCCCAGGCGGCCATCCTGGAGGGGCGCGTGCGCGTCGACGGCCGCGTGGCGCGCAAGGCGGGCGAACGGGTCCGCGCCGACGCCGGGCTGGAGCTGCTGGAGCGGGAGCCCTGGGTCAGCCGCGGCGGGAGGAAGCTGGCCGGGGCTCTGGAGCGCTTCCGCCTGGACGTGCGCGGCGCCGTCTGTGCCGACGTCGGCGCCTCCACCGGCGGCTTCACCGACGTCCTCCTCCACGGCGGGGCGGCGCGCGTCTACGCCGTCGACGTGGGCCGCGGCCAGCTGGCCTGGCGCCTGCGCAGCGACCCGCGCGTGGTGGTGCTGGAGGGGGTCAACGCCCGCTACCTGGGGCGCCGGGAGATCCCGGAGCCGCTGGATTTGGCGGTGGTCGACGTCTCCTTCATCTCGCTGGCCAAGGTGCTGCCGGCGCTGGTGCCGCTCCTGCGCCTCGGGGGACGGCTGCTCGCCCTGGTCAAGCCGCAGTTCGAGGCCGGCCCGCGGCAGGTGGGCAAGGGCGGCGTGGTCCGCGACCCGGGCGTCCACCGGCGCGTGCTGGCCGCCGTCGACGAGGCGGCTGCCGCGCTCGGCCTGGGCGCCGAGGGGCTGACCTGGTCGCCGGTCACCGGCGCCAGCGGCAACATCGAGTTCTTCATCCTCTGGCGCCAGGGCGGGGAGGGGCGCCTCGACCCGGCCCGCGTCGAGGCGCTGGTGGCGGAGGCGCATCGGCGGCTCCGGCCGCGGCGGGAAGAGGGGGCGACGGATGGAGGCGGGGCTTCCTCGCGGTATCTGGATCCCGGTCCTGGTGCCGGCGGAGGCGGGTGA
- the dxs gene encoding 1-deoxy-D-xylulose-5-phosphate synthase, with protein MERLLDRLRGPEDLKRMGLGELRQLAREIRAEIVETVAQNGGHLAANLGTVELAVALHRVFSSPRDKILWDVGHQAYPHKLLTGRLGRFRTLRKPGGLSGFLKRAESEHDVWEAGHAGTALSGALGYATARDLLRQQHKVVAVVGDGALTAGLALEALNNIGQSRSDLIIVLNDNSMSISPNVGALSRYLAAIRTAPGYSRGKEELSELLEAIPALGPQVARAAERLKMGLKSLLLPGMWFEELGIKYLGPIDGHDLGQLIEVLGDARRSRGPVLVHAVTEKGHGYPPAEQNPEGFHGPGPFDPRTGLPLPKPAGAPSYTAVFSRTLIRLARQRPEVVAITAAMPEGTGLAAFAREFPDRFFDVGIAEQHAVTFAAGLALGGLRPVVAIYSTFLQRAVDSIIHDVCHQRLPVIFAIDRAGLVGADGDTHQGAFDLTFLRMVPEMAILVPRDENALQHALATALEYREGPLAIRYPRGEGIGVPMDPEPAPLPFGRAEWLREGKDVALLAVGPSVHEALAAAQLLEREGVEASVVDARWVKPLDEAMLERVANGHRALVTVEPGTALGGFGAAVLEWLSAHGRWGVRTRLLGLPDRFVEHGDPVLQYHEFGLDAAGIARAAGELLGLRPVSRPARAGGEV; from the coding sequence ATGGAACGGCTTCTCGACCGGCTCCGCGGTCCGGAGGATCTGAAGCGGATGGGGCTGGGCGAGCTGCGCCAGCTGGCCCGCGAGATCCGCGCCGAGATCGTGGAGACGGTGGCGCAGAACGGCGGCCACCTGGCCGCCAACCTGGGCACGGTGGAGCTGGCGGTGGCCCTGCACCGGGTCTTCTCCAGCCCGCGCGACAAGATCCTCTGGGACGTGGGCCACCAGGCCTATCCGCACAAGCTGCTCACCGGGCGCCTCGGGCGCTTCCGCACGCTGCGCAAGCCGGGTGGGCTGAGCGGCTTCCTCAAGCGTGCCGAGAGCGAGCACGACGTCTGGGAGGCCGGCCACGCGGGCACGGCGCTCTCGGGCGCGCTCGGCTACGCCACCGCGCGCGACCTCCTCCGCCAGCAGCACAAGGTGGTGGCGGTGGTGGGCGACGGGGCGCTGACGGCCGGGCTGGCGCTGGAGGCGCTCAACAACATCGGCCAGAGCCGGAGCGACCTGATCATCGTCCTCAATGACAACTCCATGTCCATCTCGCCCAACGTGGGGGCACTCAGCCGCTACCTGGCCGCCATCCGCACCGCGCCCGGCTACTCCCGCGGCAAGGAGGAGCTCTCCGAGCTGCTCGAGGCCATCCCGGCGCTGGGCCCGCAGGTGGCCAGGGCGGCCGAGCGGCTGAAGATGGGCCTGAAGTCGCTCCTCCTTCCGGGCATGTGGTTCGAAGAGCTGGGCATCAAGTACCTGGGCCCCATCGACGGCCACGACCTGGGCCAGCTGATCGAGGTGCTCGGGGACGCGCGGCGGAGCCGGGGGCCGGTGCTGGTCCACGCCGTCACCGAGAAGGGCCACGGCTACCCGCCTGCGGAGCAGAACCCCGAGGGCTTCCACGGCCCCGGCCCCTTCGACCCGCGCACCGGCCTGCCGCTTCCCAAGCCGGCGGGCGCGCCCAGCTACACGGCCGTCTTCAGCCGCACCCTCATCCGCCTGGCGCGCCAGCGGCCGGAGGTGGTGGCCATCACCGCCGCCATGCCCGAGGGGACGGGCCTGGCCGCCTTCGCGCGCGAGTTCCCCGACCGCTTCTTCGACGTGGGCATCGCTGAGCAGCACGCGGTCACCTTCGCCGCGGGGCTGGCGCTGGGCGGGCTGAGGCCGGTGGTGGCCATCTACTCCACCTTCCTGCAGCGCGCGGTCGACTCGATCATCCACGACGTCTGCCACCAGCGCCTGCCGGTGATCTTCGCCATCGACCGGGCAGGGCTGGTAGGCGCCGACGGCGATACGCACCAGGGCGCCTTCGACCTGACCTTCCTGCGCATGGTGCCGGAGATGGCCATCCTGGTGCCGCGGGACGAGAACGCCCTGCAGCACGCCCTGGCCACGGCGCTGGAATACCGCGAGGGTCCCCTCGCCATCCGCTACCCGCGCGGCGAGGGCATCGGGGTGCCTATGGATCCCGAGCCGGCGCCGCTTCCTTTCGGCCGGGCGGAGTGGCTGCGCGAAGGGAAGGACGTGGCCCTGCTGGCGGTCGGTCCCTCCGTCCACGAGGCGCTGGCCGCCGCCCAGCTGCTGGAGCGCGAGGGCGTGGAGGCCAGCGTCGTGGACGCGCGCTGGGTGAAGCCGCTGGACGAGGCGATGCTGGAGCGCGTGGCCAACGGCCACCGAGCGCTGGTGACGGTGGAACCGGGGACCGCCCTGGGCGGCTTCGGCGCGGCCGTGCTGGAGTGGCTGAGTGCGCACGGCCGCTGGGGGGTGCGGACGCGCCTTCTGGGTCTCCCCGACCGCTTCGTGGAGCACGGCGACCCGGTGCTCCAGTACCACGAGTTCGGCCTCGACGCGGCCGGCATCGCGCGCGCGGCCGGCGAGCTGCTCGGTCTGCGCCCGGTCTCCCGGCCGGCCCGGGCCGGCGGGGAGGTGTAG
- a CDS encoding polyprenyl synthetase family protein — translation MSGTGFAPVEEALELDRAWVDAELERRLAVLEASGTPARLAEAVRYAVLGPGKRIRSILCAWSRDLMAGAGRPGNRRAGDPVLAPACALELVHAYSLVHDDLPAMDDDDLRRGRPTLHRAFDEATAILAGDALQPLAFAWLAGSAYPPAVRLEMVRELAEAAGPAGLVGGQQLDLDPRGPASLEALLELERRKTGALFLASVRLGALAAGAPREAWGPLERFARALGLLFQVTDDLLDAARGEPSSVVTLAGEKAARELADRLAEEAEAALAPLGGEAARRLQGLAAMVRHRSR, via the coding sequence ATGAGCGGGACGGGGTTCGCACCCGTGGAGGAGGCGCTGGAGCTGGACCGCGCCTGGGTGGACGCGGAGCTGGAGCGCCGCCTGGCCGTCCTGGAGGCGTCGGGGACGCCCGCCCGCCTGGCCGAGGCCGTCCGCTACGCCGTCCTTGGCCCCGGCAAGCGCATCCGGTCCATTCTCTGCGCCTGGAGCCGCGACCTGATGGCGGGCGCGGGCCGGCCGGGCAACCGCCGGGCCGGCGATCCGGTGCTGGCGCCGGCCTGCGCGCTCGAGCTGGTCCACGCCTACTCGCTGGTCCACGACGACCTGCCGGCCATGGACGACGACGACCTGCGCCGCGGCCGCCCCACGCTCCACCGCGCCTTCGACGAGGCGACCGCCATCCTGGCGGGAGACGCCCTGCAGCCGCTGGCCTTCGCCTGGCTCGCGGGGTCGGCCTACCCGCCGGCGGTGCGGCTGGAGATGGTGCGCGAGCTGGCCGAGGCGGCCGGGCCGGCGGGTCTGGTGGGCGGCCAGCAGCTCGACCTCGACCCGCGGGGCCCCGCCTCGCTGGAGGCGCTGCTGGAGCTGGAGCGGCGGAAGACGGGGGCGCTCTTTCTGGCCAGCGTCCGGCTGGGCGCGCTCGCGGCGGGCGCGCCGCGCGAGGCGTGGGGCCCGCTGGAGCGCTTCGCGCGCGCGCTCGGCCTCCTCTTCCAGGTGACCGACGACCTGCTGGACGCCGCCCGCGGCGAGCCTTCCAGCGTGGTGACGCTGGCCGGCGAGAAGGCCGCGCGCGAGCTGGCCGACCGGCTGGCGGAGGAGGCGGAGGCCGCACTGGCCCCCCTCGGGGGCGAGGCCGCCCGGCGCCTCCAGGGGCTGGCGGCCATGGTACGCCATCGCAGCCGCTGA
- the xseB gene encoding exodeoxyribonuclease VII small subunit, with the protein MDGREPEAAGAEAAPGAGDGAEDLERLGFEEALERLEATVRRLEEGELGLEEAMRLYEEGVRLRRLCDRRLREAEGRIEQLIEGAEGAHVEPLPDAGTTGAGAGLPA; encoded by the coding sequence TTGGACGGAAGAGAGCCCGAGGCGGCCGGCGCCGAGGCGGCGCCCGGCGCCGGCGACGGGGCGGAGGATCTGGAACGGCTCGGCTTCGAGGAGGCGCTGGAGCGCCTGGAGGCGACGGTGCGCAGGCTGGAGGAGGGCGAGCTGGGCCTCGAGGAAGCCATGCGCCTCTACGAGGAGGGCGTCCGCCTCCGACGGCTCTGCGACCGGCGGCTGCGCGAGGCGGAGGGGCGGATCGAGCAGCTGATCGAGGGAGCGGAGGGAGCGCACGTCGAGCCGCTGCCTGACGCCGGTACCACGGGCGCCGGGGCGGGCCTGCCCGCATGA
- the xseA gene encoding exodeoxyribonuclease VII large subunit, producing the protein MEQIALFDEGARELTVGELARRLRLFVEAEPELQDLRVVGEISNWKDHSSGHAYFTLKDATAQIRCVMFRDRRSRLAFRPADGMQVRAWGDVGYYERGGDLQLYVRALEEVGGLGELYRQLEALKRRLEAEGLFDPARKRPLPRLPRRIGVVTSPTGAALRDIIRVSRQRFPGVALLLFPTPVQGEEAPPAIAHAIELANRLALTDVLIVGRGGGSAEELWAFNDERVVRAIAASRIPVVSAVGHEVDFTLADAAADLRAATPSAAAERVVPVRAELEAQLEELARRLARGLRRQLEERRRRVDFLGRSRVLRSPRFLLVDRAQRLDELGERLERALERLLRRRGDRLAALGARLEALSPLSVLGRGYAILRRERDGAVLRDAGEVATGERVEAVLARGRLRARVEEGVR; encoded by the coding sequence GTGGAGCAGATCGCCCTCTTCGACGAGGGCGCGCGCGAGCTGACCGTAGGCGAGCTGGCCCGCAGGCTCCGTCTCTTCGTCGAGGCGGAGCCCGAGCTCCAGGACCTGCGCGTCGTCGGCGAGATCTCCAACTGGAAGGACCACTCCTCCGGCCACGCCTACTTCACCCTGAAGGACGCCACGGCCCAGATCCGCTGCGTCATGTTCCGCGACCGGCGGAGCCGCCTGGCCTTCCGGCCCGCCGACGGCATGCAGGTGCGCGCCTGGGGCGACGTGGGCTACTACGAGCGCGGCGGCGACCTCCAGCTCTACGTGCGCGCGCTGGAGGAGGTCGGCGGGCTGGGCGAGCTCTACCGCCAGCTGGAGGCGCTCAAGCGGCGGCTGGAGGCGGAGGGGCTCTTCGACCCGGCCAGGAAGCGGCCGCTGCCCCGCCTCCCGCGCCGCATCGGCGTCGTCACCTCGCCCACCGGCGCCGCCCTCCGCGACATCATCCGCGTCAGCCGGCAGCGCTTCCCGGGCGTGGCGCTCCTCCTCTTCCCGACGCCCGTCCAGGGCGAGGAAGCCCCGCCCGCCATCGCCCACGCCATCGAGCTGGCCAACCGCCTGGCGCTGACCGACGTGCTCATCGTCGGCCGCGGCGGCGGCTCGGCGGAGGAGCTCTGGGCCTTCAACGACGAGCGCGTCGTCCGCGCCATCGCCGCCTCGCGCATCCCGGTGGTCTCGGCCGTCGGCCACGAGGTCGACTTCACGCTGGCCGACGCCGCCGCCGACCTGCGCGCCGCCACGCCCTCTGCGGCCGCCGAGCGGGTGGTGCCGGTGCGCGCCGAGCTGGAGGCGCAGCTGGAGGAGCTGGCGCGGCGGCTGGCGCGGGGGCTGCGCAGGCAGCTGGAGGAGCGGCGCCGGCGGGTGGACTTCCTGGGGCGGAGCCGCGTGCTGCGCTCGCCGCGTTTCCTGCTGGTCGACCGGGCGCAGCGGCTGGACGAGCTGGGCGAGCGGCTGGAGCGGGCGCTGGAGCGGCTGCTCCGCCGCCGCGGCGACCGGCTCGCCGCCCTGGGCGCGCGCCTGGAGGCGCTCAGTCCGCTCTCCGTCCTCGGCCGCGGTTACGCCATCCTCCGCCGCGAACGGGACGGCGCCGTGCTGCGCGACGCCGGCGAGGTGGCGACCGGCGAACGCGTGGAGGCCGTGCTGGCGCGAGGCCGGCTGCGCGCGCGCGTGGAGGAGGGCGTCCGTTGA
- a CDS encoding bifunctional 5,10-methylenetetrahydrofolate dehydrogenase/5,10-methenyltetrahydrofolate cyclohydrolase, translating to MSARLLEGREAAARLLEELRPRAEALAARRGRPPRAVSLLVVPDEATLAYARQQRRVAARAGLLWEERVVEQAETGAVRAALAELGTDPAVDAVLLGWPLPAGVDPLEATLAIDPRQDADGLHPFHLGLLAAGRPRVVPATARAALRLVRSVVDPAGREALVIGRSRTVGLPVALLLEQAHATVRIAHSRTRDLERAVGEAEILVAAAGRPGLVRAAWIRPGAVVVDVGTTYRDGRPEGDVEPAAAERAAALTPVPGGVGPLTTALLMENVLGLAEAASAGEAREGGRSA from the coding sequence GTGAGCGCGCGCCTGCTGGAGGGGCGGGAGGCGGCGGCGCGGCTCCTGGAGGAGCTGCGCCCGCGCGCCGAGGCGCTGGCGGCGCGGCGCGGACGGCCTCCGCGCGCGGTCTCGCTGCTGGTGGTGCCCGACGAGGCCACCCTGGCCTACGCCCGCCAGCAGCGGCGGGTCGCCGCGCGCGCCGGCCTCCTCTGGGAGGAGCGGGTGGTGGAGCAGGCCGAGACCGGGGCGGTGCGCGCGGCGCTGGCGGAGCTGGGCACCGACCCCGCCGTGGACGCGGTGCTCCTGGGCTGGCCGCTGCCCGCGGGCGTCGACCCGCTGGAGGCCACGCTGGCCATCGACCCCAGGCAGGACGCCGACGGGCTCCATCCCTTCCATCTGGGGCTCCTGGCGGCCGGGCGGCCGCGGGTGGTGCCGGCGACGGCGCGCGCCGCGCTGCGGCTCGTCCGCTCGGTCGTCGACCCCGCCGGCCGCGAGGCGCTGGTCATCGGGCGCTCGCGCACCGTCGGGCTGCCCGTCGCGCTTCTGCTGGAGCAGGCCCACGCCACCGTCCGCATCGCCCACTCGCGCACGCGCGACCTGGAGCGCGCCGTGGGCGAGGCGGAGATCCTGGTGGCGGCGGCGGGGCGGCCGGGCCTGGTGCGGGCCGCCTGGATCCGGCCGGGCGCGGTGGTGGTGGACGTGGGCACCACCTACCGCGACGGCCGCCCGGAGGGCGACGTCGAGCCGGCCGCGGCCGAGCGGGCGGCGGCGCTGACGCCCGTCCCCGGCGGCGTCGGCCCGCTGACCACCGCTCTCCTCATGGAGAACGTGCTGGGGTTGGCCGAGGCGGCCTCCGCCGGCGAGGCCCGCGAAGGGGGGCGGTCCGCCTGA
- the nusB gene encoding transcription antitermination factor NusB, whose amino-acid sequence MNRHQGRELAMKVLYQRDVTGFAEAGLLEYLGGEEAADAETLAFARERLRGVTEHLREIDGLIAARARGWSLDRLAAVDRAILRLAVYELRFAGDVPAAVAIDEAVELAKTFGVDENSPRFVNGILGALVEREAAPSGAADASPEPGGGAG is encoded by the coding sequence GTGAACCGCCACCAGGGTCGCGAGCTGGCGATGAAGGTCCTCTACCAGCGCGACGTGACCGGCTTCGCCGAGGCCGGGCTGCTGGAGTACCTCGGCGGCGAGGAGGCGGCGGACGCCGAGACGCTGGCCTTCGCCCGCGAGCGGCTGCGCGGCGTCACCGAGCACCTGCGCGAGATCGACGGCCTCATCGCCGCGCGGGCACGCGGCTGGTCGCTGGACCGGCTGGCGGCGGTCGACCGCGCCATCTTGCGCCTGGCGGTCTACGAGCTGCGCTTCGCCGGCGACGTGCCGGCGGCGGTGGCCATCGACGAGGCGGTGGAGCTGGCCAAGACCTTTGGCGTCGACGAGAACTCGCCCCGCTTCGTCAACGGCATCTTGGGCGCCCTGGTCGAGCGCGAGGCGGCCCCCTCCGGAGCCGCCGACGCCTCCCCCGAGCCGGGCGGTGGCGCAGGGTGA
- a CDS encoding Asp23/Gls24 family envelope stress response protein translates to MAEGQEGSREVIGEGIHISDEVVGIIAGIAASEVPGLAGMSGGLTSGLSEALRGRSFGKGVRVTLREHRCVIDLYVIVRYGARIPDVAMAVQQSVKRAVEAMTGLAVERVNVHVQGIDFGGERPPRGEAQAPEEPAPR, encoded by the coding sequence ATGGCCGAGGGCCAGGAGGGCTCGCGCGAGGTGATCGGCGAGGGGATCCACATCTCGGACGAGGTCGTGGGCATCATCGCGGGCATCGCCGCCTCCGAGGTCCCGGGCCTGGCGGGCATGAGCGGCGGCCTGACCAGCGGGCTGAGCGAGGCGCTGCGCGGGCGCAGCTTCGGCAAGGGCGTGCGCGTCACCCTGCGCGAGCACCGCTGCGTCATCGACCTCTACGTCATCGTCCGCTACGGCGCGCGCATCCCCGACGTGGCCATGGCCGTCCAGCAGTCGGTCAAGCGGGCGGTGGAGGCCATGACCGGGCTGGCGGTGGAGCGCGTCAACGTCCACGTCCAGGGCATCGACTTCGGCGGCGAGCGCCCGCCGCGCGGCGAGGCGCAGGCGCCCGAGGAGCCCGCACCGCGGTGA
- a CDS encoding SpoIIIAH-like family protein, which translates to MHVRSVDRGAALRIALFLLIVAGILAYVQWQWSQPREVGQLVRGGTSAGGASRPALSPQVAAQGGTGGPAVSGTGTGPVSSPPPAAGGSPSAGQASAPSSGSFWADARLARDRDLSRQMDLLQTLATDAGADAKSRDQARRELIDLEQTATEESQAEELIKARGFADALVYLFPKGAEVIVASPRPLTRAQAAAVGDVVAAVTGLGYDQIRILGYPPSGS; encoded by the coding sequence ATGCACGTGCGCAGCGTCGACCGCGGGGCGGCCCTGCGGATCGCCCTCTTCCTGCTGATCGTGGCGGGCATCCTGGCCTACGTCCAGTGGCAGTGGAGCCAGCCTCGCGAGGTGGGCCAACTGGTCCGCGGCGGCACCTCTGCCGGCGGCGCCAGCCGGCCCGCCCTCTCCCCGCAGGTGGCGGCCCAGGGCGGTACGGGCGGCCCCGCCGTCTCCGGCACGGGCACCGGCCCGGTCTCCTCCCCGCCTCCGGCGGCGGGAGGCTCCCCCTCCGCCGGACAGGCCTCCGCCCCCTCCTCGGGCTCCTTCTGGGCGGACGCGCGCCTGGCCCGCGACCGCGACCTCTCCCGCCAGATGGACCTCCTCCAGACGCTGGCGACCGACGCCGGCGCCGACGCCAAGAGCCGGGATCAGGCGCGCCGGGAGCTGATCGACCTGGAGCAGACGGCGACGGAGGAGTCGCAGGCGGAGGAGCTGATCAAGGCGCGCGGTTTCGCCGACGCCCTGGTCTACCTCTTCCCCAAGGGCGCCGAGGTGATCGTCGCCTCCCCGCGTCCGCTCACCCGCGCCCAGGCGGCGGCGGTGGGCGACGTGGTGGCGGCGGTGACGGGCCTGGGCTACGACCAGATCCGCATCCTGGGCTACCCGCCCTCCGGCTCCTGA
- a CDS encoding stage III sporulation protein AG, whose product MGRREQRERWRREPFWEMWRERLRQRFGVGEAAYRRLQAAVVVVGTGLILLLVANGLGAGSSSPPAAAPPAASPPSSPGGSAGATGAALPADPNAAAEVLAQRLEATLSDVRGAGRVRVEVTLESGPRNLYLMEEHSQTSTTQETDSSGGRRQESQSDRQLTLPSSATGGSPPVAAVDEPQVRGVLVVASGAGDPEVRDELARAVQTLLGVPLYRVAVVAGDP is encoded by the coding sequence ATGGGGCGCCGTGAGCAACGCGAGCGGTGGCGGAGGGAGCCTTTCTGGGAGATGTGGCGGGAGCGTCTGCGCCAGCGCTTCGGGGTGGGGGAGGCCGCCTACCGTCGCCTGCAGGCGGCGGTGGTGGTGGTGGGCACCGGCCTCATCCTCCTCCTGGTGGCCAACGGCCTGGGGGCCGGCTCCTCCTCGCCCCCCGCAGCCGCCCCGCCGGCAGCCTCGCCGCCCTCCTCCCCGGGCGGCTCGGCCGGCGCGACGGGGGCGGCGCTGCCGGCCGACCCCAACGCCGCCGCCGAGGTGCTGGCCCAGCGCCTCGAGGCCACGCTGAGCGACGTCCGCGGGGCGGGCCGGGTCCGCGTGGAGGTGACGCTGGAGAGCGGTCCCCGCAACCTCTACCTGATGGAGGAGCACAGCCAGACCTCCACCACCCAGGAGACCGACTCCAGCGGCGGGCGGCGCCAGGAGAGCCAGAGCGACCGCCAGCTGACGCTCCCCTCGTCGGCCACGGGCGGCAGCCCGCCCGTGGCGGCCGTCGACGAGCCCCAGGTGCGGGGCGTCCTGGTGGTGGCCAGCGGCGCCGGCGACCCCGAGGTGCGCGACGAGCTGGCGCGGGCCGTGCAGACGCTGCTGGGCGTCCCGCTCTATCGCGTGGCCGTTGTGGCGGGCGATCCTTGA
- a CDS encoding stage III sporulation protein AF, whose amino-acid sequence MDALVQALASWVRQVLMAALLAAVVDLALPRGRFRHYGRLLLGLLLLAVLLKPVLVLAGSGPQGLARLLQQAAGQALSAASHPGATAAPPSSSAQASRLAQLTDRQVLDLYRSRLEEVALEAARSVPGVASASVRLGILSDPASPAFGRLESARVVVSPAGTASRSGQGGSSSAGAPGGSPPASPPGGGGGAGAGGPLRVPPVAPVRVAPVRVGSSPGGASGPAGGSGASGPGPGRTPATAAERRLAGAVRQAVAQALGLAPEQVEVRIAAGGDATDGAP is encoded by the coding sequence GTGGACGCTCTGGTGCAGGCGCTCGCCTCCTGGGTGCGGCAGGTGCTGATGGCGGCGCTTCTGGCCGCCGTCGTCGACCTGGCGCTGCCGCGCGGCCGCTTCCGCCATTACGGCCGCCTGCTCCTCGGCCTCCTCCTCCTGGCCGTCCTGCTCAAGCCGGTACTGGTGCTGGCCGGAAGCGGCCCCCAGGGGCTGGCCCGCCTCCTGCAGCAGGCCGCCGGGCAGGCGCTCAGCGCCGCCAGCCATCCGGGGGCCACCGCCGCCCCGCCCTCTTCCTCCGCCCAGGCCAGCCGCCTGGCGCAGCTGACCGACCGCCAGGTGCTCGACCTCTACCGCAGCCGGCTGGAGGAAGTGGCGCTGGAGGCGGCCCGCTCCGTTCCCGGCGTGGCCTCGGCCAGCGTCCGCCTGGGCATCCTCTCCGACCCGGCCTCGCCCGCCTTCGGCCGGCTGGAGTCGGCCCGCGTGGTGGTCTCACCGGCGGGGACGGCGAGTAGAAGTGGACAGGGCGGGTCGTCCTCCGCCGGAGCGCCGGGCGGCTCGCCGCCCGCCTCCCCGCCCGGCGGCGGGGGCGGGGCGGGCGCGGGCGGTCCGCTGCGGGTGCCGCCGGTGGCCCCGGTGCGGGTGGCCCCCGTCCGCGTGGGCTCTTCGCCCGGCGGCGCCTCCGGGCCGGCCGGCGGCTCCGGCGCGAGCGGCCCGGGCCCCGGGCGGACCCCGGCCACCGCGGCCGAGAGGCGGCTGGCCGGGGCGGTCCGCCAGGCGGTGGCCCAGGCGCTGGGCCTTGCGCCGGAACAGGTGGAGGTGCGGATCGCGGCCGGGGGGGATGCGACCGATGGGGCGCCGTGA